The proteins below are encoded in one region of Arthrobacter sp. CJ23:
- a CDS encoding glycoside hydrolase family 32 protein, producing the protein MTELTHPLATVPRDELVARAEADPHRPRFHFVSPAGWLNDPNGVSQWNGTYHLFYQYNPEGAFHHRIQWGHASSTDLVSWSDLPVALEPSGGPDSPDRDGCWSGVLVNDGGTPTLVYSGRHGEHELPCVAVGTPDLLSWAKAPENPVIAAPPAGVEITAYRDHCVWREGTIWRQLVGSGIRGRGGTAFLYESADLRSWGYIGPLLIGDAADRDEAASDWTGTMWECVDLFRAGPGTLGSGGGPADDVLVFSAWNDGDTRHPLYWTGQYSGDSFEPAALHRLDYGGRFFYAPQSFADESGRRIMFGWLQEGRSDAAMVEAGWSGVMSLPRVTTLAADGTLSFAPVPELEQLRSQHVHLPGRVLAGGGTPVETGVSGNQLDLELELQLAPGAVVRLGLLGSQDGVEETAVELSRGSGGQGTLRLDRTRSSLDPLVDVEQKSGPVPMSDGRVHLRILVDHSAVEIFANGKPLTARVYPTLGGESVSLTAAAGTARLLSFDAWTMGGIFGGARTLFP; encoded by the coding sequence ATGACTGAACTGACCCACCCGCTCGCCACCGTGCCCCGGGACGAGCTCGTGGCCCGCGCCGAGGCCGATCCGCACCGGCCGCGCTTCCACTTCGTGTCCCCGGCCGGTTGGCTCAACGACCCTAATGGCGTGAGCCAGTGGAACGGCACCTACCACCTCTTCTACCAGTACAACCCCGAGGGCGCCTTCCACCACCGCATCCAGTGGGGGCACGCCAGCAGCACGGACCTGGTGAGCTGGAGCGACCTCCCGGTGGCGCTGGAACCGTCCGGCGGGCCGGATTCGCCGGACCGCGACGGCTGCTGGTCCGGCGTGCTGGTGAACGACGGCGGCACGCCCACGCTGGTGTACTCCGGCCGGCACGGGGAGCACGAACTGCCGTGTGTGGCCGTCGGGACCCCGGACCTGCTCAGCTGGGCGAAGGCGCCGGAGAACCCGGTCATCGCGGCCCCGCCGGCCGGGGTCGAGATCACCGCCTACCGGGACCACTGCGTGTGGCGCGAAGGCACCATATGGCGGCAGCTGGTGGGCTCGGGCATCCGTGGCCGCGGCGGCACGGCGTTCCTATACGAATCGGCGGACCTGCGCTCCTGGGGCTACATCGGGCCGCTGCTCATCGGGGACGCCGCGGACCGTGACGAAGCGGCCAGCGACTGGACCGGCACCATGTGGGAATGCGTGGACCTCTTCCGCGCCGGCCCCGGGACGCTCGGTTCCGGCGGCGGCCCGGCCGACGACGTGCTCGTCTTTTCCGCCTGGAACGACGGCGATACCCGCCACCCGCTGTACTGGACCGGCCAGTATTCCGGCGACTCCTTCGAACCGGCTGCCCTGCACCGCCTCGACTACGGCGGACGCTTCTTCTACGCCCCGCAGTCCTTCGCGGACGAGTCCGGCCGGAGGATCATGTTCGGCTGGCTGCAGGAAGGCCGCAGCGACGCCGCCATGGTGGAGGCCGGCTGGTCCGGCGTCATGAGCCTGCCCCGCGTCACCACCCTGGCCGCCGACGGCACACTGTCCTTCGCGCCCGTGCCGGAGCTGGAACAGCTGCGCTCGCAGCACGTGCACTTGCCGGGCCGCGTGCTGGCGGGCGGCGGAACGCCCGTGGAAACGGGGGTCTCCGGAAACCAGCTGGACCTGGAACTGGAGCTGCAGCTCGCGCCCGGTGCCGTGGTGCGGCTGGGACTGCTCGGTTCCCAGGACGGTGTTGAGGAGACGGCGGTGGAACTGAGCCGCGGATCCGGCGGCCAAGGCACCCTCCGCCTCGACCGCACCCGCAGCAGCCTCGACCCGCTCGTGGATGTGGAGCAGAAGTCGGGCCCCGTCCCGATGTCCGACGGGCGCGTGCACCTGCGCATCCTGGTGGACCATTCCGCCGTCGAGATCTTCGCGAACGGCAAGCCGCTCACTGCCCGCGTGTACCCCACACTGGGCGGGGAAAGCGTCAGCCTCACGGCCGCCGCAGGAACCGCAAGGCTCCTGTCCTTCGACGCCTGGACCATGGGCGGGATCTTCGGAGGTGCGCGCACCCTCTTCCCCTGA
- a CDS encoding ABC transporter ATP-binding protein: MSATVLASTTPAPGITVPALEVRGLGKTFPIGGLLSRKSVRALHKVDLSLERGEIVALVGESGSGKSTLARCVARLEKPSSGQILLDGVDVLKHDRFQASRAFRSQLQMVFQDPFGSLNPVHRIEHFLRRSLAIHGKAAAEQGTQRRLEELMTTVGLQADMLNSYPHELSGGQRQRVAIARALAVEPQVILADEPTSMLDVSVRIGVLNLMRKLRDEQGISMLYITHDLASARYLADRTAVMFAGEIVEEGESLDLLANPAHPYTQLLVSAVPDPARAGSYDPVRRAELRAAVMASTSCAFDGDPEQPCSADRPVRHRVGDAGSRHWVRCHLYRPLAGAGGHALATEPALAGEPIFASEPNDKKASA; the protein is encoded by the coding sequence ATGAGCGCCACCGTTTTGGCATCAACAACACCTGCCCCCGGCATCACAGTGCCGGCCCTCGAGGTCCGCGGCCTGGGCAAGACCTTCCCCATCGGCGGACTGCTTTCCCGGAAGTCCGTCCGGGCGCTCCACAAGGTGGACTTGAGCCTGGAACGCGGCGAAATCGTGGCGCTCGTGGGGGAGTCCGGTTCCGGCAAGAGCACCCTGGCCCGCTGCGTGGCGCGGCTCGAGAAGCCCAGCTCCGGGCAGATCCTGCTGGACGGCGTCGACGTCCTCAAGCACGACCGCTTCCAGGCCTCCCGGGCCTTCCGCTCCCAGCTGCAGATGGTCTTCCAGGATCCCTTCGGCTCGCTGAATCCGGTCCACAGGATCGAGCACTTCCTGCGCCGCTCCCTGGCGATCCACGGCAAGGCCGCCGCGGAGCAGGGAACCCAGCGGCGGCTCGAGGAACTCATGACCACCGTGGGCCTGCAGGCCGACATGCTCAACTCCTACCCGCACGAACTCTCCGGCGGGCAGCGCCAGCGCGTGGCCATCGCCCGGGCCCTGGCCGTGGAACCGCAGGTCATCCTGGCCGACGAACCCACCTCCATGTTGGACGTCTCGGTGCGGATCGGGGTCCTGAACCTGATGCGCAAACTCCGCGACGAACAGGGCATCTCGATGCTCTACATCACCCACGACCTTGCCTCGGCCCGCTACCTGGCCGACCGCACGGCCGTGATGTTCGCCGGCGAGATCGTGGAGGAAGGCGAGTCCCTGGACCTCCTGGCCAACCCGGCCCACCCGTACACGCAGCTGCTGGTTTCGGCCGTGCCGGACCCTGCCCGTGCCGGCTCCTATGACCCCGTCCGGAGGGCGGAACTGAGAGCCGCGGTGATGGCATCGACGTCGTGCGCGTTCGACGGCGACCCGGAGCAACCCTGCTCCGCGGACCGTCCGGTCCGCCACCGCGTGGGCGACGCCGGAAGCCGCCACTGGGTGCGCTGCCACCTGTACCGGCCGCTGGCCGGCGCGGGCGGACACGCCCTGGCCACCGAACCCGCGCTTGCTGGGGAACCCATATTTGCGAGCGAACCGAATGACAAGAAGGCTTCCGCATGA
- a CDS encoding ABC transporter ATP-binding protein, with amino-acid sequence MTISQVSFGSHEPVLEVKDLTVQYIGDTRSTTAVDRVSFSIGTGEIFGLAGESGCGKSTIANSIMRLLKDPAKIAGGSISFGGKDVLAMSPEELRRFRWQDVAMVFQSAMNSLNPVLTIGEQIVDVYTTHSGYSRKESLRRAAELLELVRIDPARLKSYPHQLSGGMRQRAVIAMAVALKPSLLILDEPTTALDVVVQQEIMAQIKELQRELGFSVLFITHDMSLMVELSHRMAVMYGGRIVETAKAHEVYASPQHPYTQALMGAFPPLTGPRLPLTGLPDGVKFSNIPDLAEVRPGHFAAPVAATAPALEGASR; translated from the coding sequence GTGACCATCTCCCAAGTCTCCTTCGGCTCGCACGAGCCGGTCCTGGAGGTAAAGGACCTCACCGTCCAGTACATCGGCGATACCCGCTCCACCACCGCCGTCGACCGCGTTTCGTTCAGCATCGGGACGGGCGAAATCTTCGGCCTGGCCGGCGAGTCCGGCTGCGGCAAGTCCACCATCGCCAACTCGATCATGCGCCTCCTGAAGGACCCGGCAAAGATCGCCGGCGGCAGCATCTCCTTTGGCGGCAAGGACGTCCTGGCGATGAGCCCGGAGGAGCTGCGCCGCTTCCGCTGGCAGGACGTGGCCATGGTCTTCCAGTCGGCCATGAACTCGCTCAACCCGGTGCTGACCATCGGCGAGCAGATCGTGGACGTCTACACCACGCACTCCGGCTACTCGCGCAAGGAATCCCTGCGGCGCGCGGCCGAACTGCTGGAACTCGTGCGGATCGACCCCGCGCGGCTCAAGTCCTACCCCCACCAGCTCTCCGGCGGCATGCGGCAGCGGGCGGTCATCGCCATGGCCGTGGCCCTCAAGCCGTCCCTGCTGATCCTGGACGAACCCACCACCGCCCTGGACGTGGTGGTGCAGCAGGAAATCATGGCGCAGATCAAGGAACTCCAGCGCGAGCTCGGCTTCTCCGTCCTGTTCATCACGCACGACATGTCCTTGATGGTGGAGCTCTCGCACCGCATGGCCGTCATGTACGGCGGCCGGATCGTGGAGACCGCCAAGGCCCACGAGGTGTATGCCAGCCCGCAGCACCCGTACACGCAGGCGCTCATGGGCGCGTTCCCGCCGCTCACTGGCCCGCGCCTTCCGCTGACCGGACTGCCCGACGGCGTGAAGTTCAGCAACATCCCCGATCTCGCCGAGGTGCGTCCCGGCCACTTCGCGGCACCTGTCGCTGCCACTGCACCCGCCCTGGAAGGAGCCTCGCGATGA
- a CDS encoding ABC transporter permease, with product MTTFIDPSPSGVESTTAALTTAGPAPESSAAVRQPSRAPRRVRRSKQGFVHGLLTNKKAMVGMAVMLAFITLALLAPLMFPGDPSRITDMASLEPSAEHWLGTTAKGQDVMALTIHGSRSSLLVGLTVGLASTFIGILVGLASAYFGKFIDEALSLVTNVFLLLPGLPLLVILAAFLPPGLGTVILVLVITGWAGSARVLRSQALSIRSKDFVAAAAVSGERAGRIMFREILPNMASIVMGTLLACVIYGIGAQAGLEFLGLGDVSTVSWGNNLFWAGNEGALLTGSWWVFVPSGLCIALVAFALALINYAVDEVTNPRLRKITAAKASPTTTKTPGRSAA from the coding sequence ATGACCACCTTTATCGACCCCTCACCGTCCGGCGTGGAAAGCACGACGGCGGCCCTCACGACGGCGGGCCCCGCACCCGAGTCTTCTGCCGCCGTCCGGCAGCCCTCAAGGGCACCGCGGCGTGTCCGCCGCTCGAAGCAGGGCTTCGTCCACGGGCTCCTCACCAACAAGAAGGCCATGGTGGGCATGGCGGTGATGCTGGCGTTCATCACGCTGGCGCTCCTGGCGCCGCTGATGTTCCCCGGCGACCCCTCGCGCATCACGGACATGGCCAGCCTGGAGCCGTCCGCCGAGCACTGGCTCGGCACCACCGCCAAGGGCCAGGACGTGATGGCACTGACCATCCACGGCTCCCGCAGCTCGCTCCTGGTGGGCCTCACCGTGGGCCTCGCGTCCACCTTCATCGGCATCCTGGTGGGCCTGGCCTCGGCCTATTTCGGCAAGTTCATCGACGAGGCCCTGTCCCTGGTCACCAACGTCTTCCTGCTCCTGCCCGGACTGCCGCTGCTGGTCATCCTGGCCGCATTCCTGCCGCCGGGACTGGGCACCGTGATCCTGGTCCTGGTGATCACCGGCTGGGCCGGCTCGGCCCGGGTGCTGCGCTCGCAGGCCCTCTCCATCCGCTCCAAGGACTTCGTGGCCGCTGCCGCTGTGTCCGGTGAGCGGGCCGGGCGGATCATGTTCCGTGAGATCCTGCCCAACATGGCCTCGATCGTCATGGGGACCCTGCTGGCCTGCGTCATCTACGGCATCGGCGCCCAGGCGGGCCTGGAATTCCTGGGCCTGGGCGACGTCAGCACGGTCTCCTGGGGCAACAACCTCTTCTGGGCCGGCAACGAGGGCGCCCTGCTCACCGGCAGCTGGTGGGTGTTCGTCCCCTCCGGCCTCTGCATCGCGCTGGTGGCCTTCGCCCTGGCCCTCATCAACTACGCCGTGGACGAGGTCACCAACCCCCGCCTCCGGAAAATCACGGCCGCCAAGGCCTCCCCAACTACCACCAAGACCCCAGGAAGGAGTGCCGCGTGA
- a CDS encoding ABC transporter permease — MRFILRRLGFYLIAFWASITLNFLLPRFMPGDPVSRMFARSTGRMQPEQIEALRKLLGVDDRPIWEQYVDYLHSIVTGQMGVSISRFPTPVTEVIASQIGWTLLLGGTALVIAAVVGNLLGILAAWRRGGAIDSALPPVLVFIGSFPYFWLAMGALYLFGVVLGWFPLRHAFTDGLEPGFTWEFISDAAAHLVLPALTIVLVSIGGWMLGMRNTMIATNAEDYITMAEAKGLRPGRIMFRYAARNAMLPSVTSFGMGLGFVVGGALLTEVVFAYPGVGYQLLNAVQGLDYPLMQGLFLTITAAVLLANFLVDILYVRLDPRVRSN; from the coding sequence GTGCGCTTCATCCTGCGCCGCCTGGGTTTCTACCTGATCGCCTTCTGGGCGTCCATCACCTTGAACTTCCTGCTCCCGCGCTTCATGCCCGGCGACCCCGTCTCGCGCATGTTCGCCCGCTCCACGGGCCGGATGCAGCCCGAACAGATCGAGGCCCTGCGCAAGCTGCTCGGCGTGGACGACCGCCCCATCTGGGAGCAGTACGTCGACTACCTGCACAGCATCGTCACCGGCCAGATGGGCGTCTCCATCTCCCGCTTCCCCACCCCGGTCACCGAGGTCATCGCCTCCCAGATCGGCTGGACCCTCCTGCTGGGCGGCACCGCCCTGGTGATTGCCGCCGTCGTGGGCAATCTGCTGGGCATCCTGGCCGCCTGGCGGCGCGGCGGAGCGATCGACTCGGCTCTCCCGCCGGTCCTGGTGTTCATCGGTTCGTTCCCGTACTTCTGGCTGGCGATGGGTGCCCTGTACCTTTTCGGCGTGGTGCTGGGCTGGTTCCCGCTCCGCCACGCGTTTACGGACGGCCTGGAACCCGGCTTCACCTGGGAGTTCATCTCCGACGCAGCCGCGCACCTGGTGCTGCCGGCACTCACCATCGTGCTGGTCTCAATCGGCGGCTGGATGCTGGGCATGCGCAACACCATGATCGCCACCAACGCCGAGGACTACATCACCATGGCCGAGGCGAAGGGCCTGCGGCCGGGCCGCATCATGTTCCGCTACGCTGCCCGCAACGCCATGCTCCCGTCCGTGACGAGCTTCGGCATGGGCCTGGGGTTCGTGGTGGGCGGGGCGCTGCTGACCGAGGTGGTGTTCGCCTACCCCGGCGTCGGCTACCAGCTGCTCAACGCCGTGCAGGGCCTGGACTACCCGCTCATGCAGGGGCTGTTCCTCACCATCACCGCCGCCGTGCTGCTGGCCAACTTCCTGGTGGACATCCTCTACGTCCGCCTCGACCCGCGCGTGCGCAGCAACTAG
- a CDS encoding ABC transporter substrate-binding protein, with the protein MTQSRFLRSARIAAAGLAMGVLVLTGCSATASKPAAGAENASAFLTIPREDMGTFIQNFNPFAPAVNPMVQQSIYESLLIFNPAKGDTVPWLATEWTSAADGKSVTFTLREGVKWSDGKPFVADDVAYTFELQKKIKGGFDYLEAVTAEGTNKVTFTFNKPWSPALYDVGQLTILPKHIWSALADPEKDANAKPVGTGPYTEVDNFQAQSFVLKKNPNYWQPEKQKIAGIKMLAFAGNDGANLAAANGDVDWAPQYIPNIEKTFISKDKEHRQYWFPATGSMINWQLNTTKAPFTDTAVRKALSMAVDRDQVTKIGMGGYAKPADCTGLSGNYETWKNPALKDNCTWTKRNVDEANKLLDQAGYPKGADGKRTLKDGKPFEFKISVGATSSDWLSVANVISQNLADVGVTAKVDSPDWAAVVAGYETGDFDSGIVWSANDPSPHKYFNTSMGTATVKPVGTKTFDNYHRFGDPKADALLAQFAAEADAGKQKDIAYKLQEEYNDVAPLVPLFSGPEWGAFNDTRFTGWPTEDNPYATLSVRAPTTVLVLTTLEPRK; encoded by the coding sequence ATGACACAATCCCGGTTCCTGAGGTCTGCCCGCATTGCCGCGGCCGGCCTGGCCATGGGCGTACTGGTACTCACCGGCTGTTCAGCCACCGCCAGCAAGCCCGCCGCCGGCGCGGAGAACGCCAGCGCCTTCCTCACCATCCCCCGCGAGGACATGGGCACGTTCATCCAGAACTTCAACCCGTTCGCACCGGCCGTCAACCCGATGGTCCAGCAGTCCATCTACGAATCCCTGCTGATCTTCAACCCCGCCAAGGGCGACACCGTGCCGTGGCTCGCCACCGAATGGACCTCGGCGGCGGACGGAAAGTCCGTCACCTTCACCCTGCGCGAGGGCGTGAAGTGGTCCGACGGCAAGCCCTTCGTGGCCGACGACGTTGCCTACACCTTCGAACTGCAGAAGAAGATCAAGGGCGGCTTCGACTACCTTGAGGCCGTCACCGCCGAAGGCACCAACAAGGTGACCTTCACCTTTAACAAGCCGTGGTCCCCGGCCCTCTACGACGTCGGACAGCTCACCATCCTGCCCAAGCACATCTGGTCCGCGCTGGCCGACCCCGAAAAGGACGCCAACGCCAAGCCAGTGGGCACCGGTCCCTACACCGAGGTGGACAACTTCCAGGCCCAGTCCTTCGTCCTGAAGAAGAACCCCAACTACTGGCAGCCGGAGAAGCAGAAAATCGCCGGCATCAAGATGCTCGCCTTTGCGGGCAACGACGGCGCCAACCTCGCCGCCGCCAACGGCGACGTGGACTGGGCGCCGCAGTACATCCCCAACATCGAAAAGACCTTCATCTCCAAGGACAAGGAACACCGCCAGTACTGGTTCCCGGCCACGGGTTCCATGATCAACTGGCAGCTGAACACCACCAAGGCACCGTTCACCGACACTGCCGTCCGCAAGGCCCTCAGCATGGCCGTTGACCGCGACCAGGTCACCAAGATCGGCATGGGCGGCTACGCCAAGCCCGCCGACTGCACCGGCCTCTCCGGCAACTACGAAACCTGGAAGAACCCGGCCCTCAAGGACAACTGCACCTGGACCAAGCGGAACGTGGACGAAGCCAACAAACTCCTGGACCAGGCCGGCTACCCCAAGGGCGCCGACGGCAAGCGCACCCTCAAGGACGGCAAGCCGTTCGAGTTCAAGATTTCCGTGGGCGCCACCTCCTCCGATTGGCTGTCCGTGGCCAACGTGATCTCGCAGAACCTGGCCGACGTGGGCGTCACCGCCAAGGTGGACTCCCCGGACTGGGCCGCCGTGGTGGCCGGCTACGAGACCGGCGACTTCGACTCCGGCATCGTCTGGAGCGCCAACGATCCCAGCCCGCACAAGTACTTCAACACCTCCATGGGCACGGCAACCGTGAAGCCGGTAGGCACCAAGACCTTCGACAACTACCACCGCTTCGGCGACCCCAAGGCCGATGCCCTGCTCGCCCAGTTCGCCGCCGAGGCCGATGCCGGCAAGCAGAAGGACATCGCCTACAAGCTCCAGGAGGAGTACAACGACGTCGCGCCGCTGGTGCCGCTGTTCTCCGGCCCGGAGTGGGGTGCCTTCAACGACACGCGCTTCACCGGTTGGCCCACCGAGGACAACCCGTACGCCACCCTCTCGGTCCGTGCACCCACCACCGTGCTGGTGCTGACCACGCTGGAACCGCGCAAGTAG
- a CDS encoding LacI family DNA-binding transcriptional regulator translates to MANSTPSTRPASPRQRGVTMTDVANHAGVSRTAVSFVLSNRENASISEETRTRILEAVQALGYRPNAGARALASQRSDWYGIVTEIVTAPFAVDIIKGAQDQAWLDRRFLLIAPSDQADAAGPNQGMEDAAIEKLLEQRVEGLLYAATYHRPVHVPESANEVPTVLINCFDADGKLPSIVPDERAGGRVAVERLLQAGHTRIGVINLDPDIPAAVGRLAGCREALADAGLELDPELVVSGHATADGGYEAACEILDKYPAGAGRPTALFCLNDRMAMGAYDAIKERGLTIPGDIAVIGFDNQELIAAYLRPKLTTVALPFEKMGALGVQTLAALTAGQPIIADQQLVDCPLLERSSV, encoded by the coding sequence ATGGCGAACAGCACCCCATCCACCAGGCCCGCGTCCCCGCGGCAGCGGGGTGTCACCATGACCGACGTCGCGAACCACGCAGGCGTTTCCCGCACCGCCGTCTCCTTCGTCCTGAGCAACCGTGAAAACGCCAGCATCTCGGAGGAAACGCGCACCCGGATCCTCGAAGCGGTCCAGGCCCTCGGCTACCGGCCCAACGCCGGCGCCCGCGCCCTGGCATCGCAGCGCAGCGACTGGTACGGCATCGTCACTGAGATCGTCACGGCACCGTTCGCCGTGGACATCATCAAGGGCGCGCAGGACCAGGCCTGGCTGGATCGCCGTTTCCTGCTCATCGCGCCCTCCGACCAGGCCGATGCTGCCGGACCCAACCAGGGCATGGAAGACGCAGCCATCGAAAAGCTCCTGGAGCAGCGAGTGGAAGGACTCCTCTACGCGGCCACCTACCACCGGCCCGTGCACGTTCCGGAAAGCGCCAACGAGGTGCCCACCGTCCTCATCAACTGCTTCGACGCGGACGGGAAGCTGCCCTCGATCGTCCCGGACGAGCGCGCCGGGGGCCGCGTCGCCGTCGAGCGCTTGCTCCAGGCCGGGCACACCCGAATCGGTGTCATCAACCTGGACCCGGACATTCCTGCGGCCGTGGGGCGTTTGGCGGGGTGCCGCGAAGCACTCGCCGACGCCGGGCTGGAACTGGACCCGGAACTCGTGGTCTCGGGACATGCGACCGCAGACGGCGGCTACGAGGCCGCCTGCGAAATTCTTGATAAGTATCCGGCAGGGGCGGGCAGGCCCACAGCACTGTTCTGCCTCAACGACCGGATGGCGATGGGCGCCTATGACGCCATCAAGGAACGGGGACTGACCATCCCCGGAGACATCGCCGTGATCGGCTTCGACAACCAGGAACTGATTGCGGCCTACCTCAGGCCCAAACTGACCACGGTGGCGTTGCCCTTCGAAAAGATGGGCGCCCTGGGAGTCCAGACGCTCGCCGCCCTTACAGCAGGACAGCCGATCATTGCCGACCAGCAATTGGTCGACTGTCCGCTGCTAGAACGCTCTTCAGTCTGA
- a CDS encoding TetR/AcrR family transcriptional regulator, with the protein MVNKPSTPDPGRAVAAALELLVRQGYDATSVDDLAVAAGISRSTFFRKFGSKEDMVFADHDRILARVEDQLSRPAQDPLAAVADAALLVFEHHVRNRGTSLTRHELLHQVPALRDRELVMTHRYQRAFRRYLQYALPEGPGSEPGTREASGAGEYGAREYGAVAYAASVVAVHNSVLRMWLGEAAAGSPPELDRELAARLGRELRALADTFRPVLGGAPLSGAAMSGSAASAGRPAVVVAVLDPAAGTEQILQAVREALA; encoded by the coding sequence ATGGTCAACAAGCCCTCCACCCCGGATCCCGGCCGTGCCGTGGCCGCGGCCCTCGAGCTGCTGGTGCGCCAGGGCTACGACGCCACCTCCGTGGACGATCTGGCCGTCGCCGCGGGAATCAGCCGCAGCACCTTCTTCCGCAAGTTCGGTTCCAAGGAGGACATGGTCTTCGCCGACCACGACCGCATCCTGGCCCGCGTGGAGGACCAGCTGTCCCGCCCGGCGCAGGATCCACTCGCGGCCGTGGCGGACGCTGCCCTACTGGTGTTCGAACACCATGTCCGGAACCGCGGCACGTCCCTGACCCGGCATGAGCTGCTGCACCAGGTCCCGGCCCTGCGCGACCGCGAACTTGTCATGACGCACCGCTACCAGCGCGCCTTCCGCAGGTACCTGCAGTATGCGCTGCCGGAGGGTCCGGGCTCGGAGCCCGGCACGCGTGAGGCGTCCGGCGCCGGAGAGTACGGCGCTCGGGAATATGGCGCCGTAGCGTATGCCGCGTCCGTGGTGGCCGTGCACAACAGTGTCCTGCGCATGTGGCTGGGGGAGGCCGCCGCCGGATCGCCGCCGGAGTTGGACCGCGAGTTGGCCGCCCGGCTGGGCCGCGAACTGCGGGCCCTGGCCGACACCTTCCGTCCGGTGCTGGGTGGTGCCCCTCTCTCGGGTGCCGCGATGTCCGGTTCCGCAGCGAGCGCCGGCCGTCCCGCCGTCGTGGTGGCCGTGCTGGACCCGGCGGCTGGAACGGAACAGATCCTGCAGGCCGTCCGCGAAGCCCTGGCATAG
- a CDS encoding helix-turn-helix domain-containing protein, protein MALIAPRVTAGLAADDARNLARSLQDSNDITVFVDGTVHRLPGEARDAVVDLLARLSRGEAVTVSSVEEMLTTSQAAELAGISHTYLRNMTDRGEIPVEYRGTHRRIRLAAIMAWLESQKKKAAADGPDDAAGGTT, encoded by the coding sequence ATGGCATTGATAGCTCCCCGCGTCACGGCCGGCCTGGCCGCCGACGACGCCAGGAACCTCGCGCGTTCCCTCCAGGACAGCAACGACATCACCGTGTTCGTTGACGGCACGGTCCACCGCCTCCCGGGCGAGGCGAGGGACGCCGTCGTCGACCTCCTCGCACGGCTCAGCCGCGGCGAAGCGGTGACCGTGAGCAGCGTCGAGGAAATGCTGACCACCTCGCAGGCGGCCGAGCTCGCGGGCATTTCGCACACTTACCTGCGAAACATGACGGACCGCGGCGAGATCCCCGTGGAATACCGCGGCACTCACCGGCGCATCCGGCTTGCAGCCATCATGGCCTGGCTGGAATCGCAGAAGAAAAAGGCGGCCGCGGATGGCCCGGATGACGCGGCCGGCGGCACAACGTGA
- a CDS encoding EAL domain-containing protein: MPVDKSPTPSTNAGHGLRPADGPTTPPADRDLTALQKQAGEIIESVLAQSNAKGAPLRERLRATVAAHPGDPVTALREHLIYTRTLPPEGAETAALSAPGPSRVALRPEVPDPAAPTGHDADDDLSRSRIEAVLDQGMLLTAFQPIHDLGSGQAAGVEALSRFVSDDGESADHWFANAASVGLGADLEFAALASALKTAEELPAHLFVSLNVSPALCLDSRLPYVLEQSPLAIERIVLDMTESLAPDDPAPLVAALAPLREQGLRIAVDEAAAGPSFMRAILVLRPDFIKLDHHLIVEFDDETDKETPAAIVKFAKQIGAVLVAQGIETAEDLAAVAGLGITAGQGYFLGRPSIQPRDWDLWQDSSEPSSDSARPSGEEMEQVLPPS; this comes from the coding sequence ATGCCAGTGGATAAGTCGCCTACGCCTTCGACCAATGCCGGACACGGCCTGCGCCCGGCGGACGGGCCAACCACGCCGCCTGCAGACAGGGACCTGACGGCACTCCAGAAGCAGGCCGGGGAGATCATCGAGTCGGTCCTCGCGCAAAGCAACGCCAAGGGCGCTCCGCTCAGGGAACGCCTGCGCGCCACTGTGGCTGCGCACCCCGGAGATCCAGTTACCGCGTTGCGCGAACACCTTATTTACACCCGGACGCTGCCGCCCGAAGGCGCCGAGACCGCCGCACTTTCGGCGCCTGGACCGAGCCGTGTTGCCCTGCGGCCGGAAGTCCCGGACCCTGCCGCCCCCACCGGGCACGACGCCGATGACGACCTCAGCCGGTCGCGAATCGAGGCGGTCCTGGACCAGGGCATGCTGCTGACGGCATTTCAGCCCATTCATGACCTCGGCTCCGGCCAGGCCGCCGGCGTGGAAGCATTGTCACGGTTCGTCAGCGACGACGGGGAAAGCGCCGACCACTGGTTCGCCAACGCCGCAAGCGTCGGGCTCGGGGCGGACCTGGAATTCGCGGCCTTGGCGTCCGCCCTCAAGACAGCCGAGGAACTCCCGGCCCATCTCTTTGTGTCATTGAACGTGTCGCCGGCCTTATGCCTGGATAGCCGGCTGCCGTACGTTCTTGAGCAATCACCCTTGGCGATTGAGCGCATCGTCCTGGATATGACCGAAAGCCTGGCGCCGGATGATCCGGCGCCGCTCGTGGCGGCACTTGCGCCGCTTCGAGAGCAGGGCCTCCGCATCGCCGTCGACGAGGCGGCTGCCGGGCCGTCCTTCATGCGCGCCATTCTTGTGCTCCGGCCGGACTTCATCAAACTCGACCACCACCTCATCGTGGAGTTCGATGACGAAACCGACAAGGAGACGCCAGCTGCAATCGTGAAGTTCGCCAAGCAGATTGGGGCAGTGCTGGTCGCCCAGGGCATCGAAACCGCGGAGGACCTCGCCGCAGTGGCCGGACTGGGCATCACCGCTGGGCAGGGCTACTTCCTGGGAAGACCCTCCATCCAGCCCCGCGATTGGGACCTCTGGCAAGATTCCTCCGAACCCTCGTCAGATTCTGCGCGCCCGTCCGGCGAAGAAATGGAGCAGGTCCTTCCCCCGTCGTGA